One genomic window of Halolamina sediminis includes the following:
- the sppA gene encoding signal peptide peptidase SppA: MTDTNDRLGRFLLVAGGTLVTLVAAWLLFVEFAADLADLLGILLVFAFAAGAVRMLANVAGSQFPAYNVAEVGVEGPITRDGGGNAPIPSGPVGATADEIADQIDRADDDPAVDALLVKLNTPGGEVVPSEDIRNAAERFDGPTVAYATDVCASGGYWIASGCDEIWAREPSIVGSIGVIGSRPNVADLADRLGVSYEQFTAGEYKDAGTPLKEIDDEERKYLQSLIDGLYDRFVDRVAEGRELSEGEIRDTEARIYLGTEAAEMGLIDEIGTREDVTDSLETELGQEVAVREFEPQRGPLARVGMGARSVAYAFGAGLASRVTGEDGGLDFRFRA, translated from the coding sequence ATGACCGACACGAACGACCGACTGGGACGGTTCCTCCTCGTCGCCGGCGGCACGCTCGTCACGCTGGTGGCGGCCTGGCTGCTGTTCGTCGAGTTCGCGGCGGACCTCGCGGATCTGCTCGGGATCCTGCTCGTGTTTGCGTTCGCGGCCGGCGCCGTCCGGATGCTGGCCAACGTCGCCGGGAGCCAGTTCCCGGCGTACAACGTCGCGGAGGTCGGCGTCGAGGGGCCGATCACCCGCGACGGCGGCGGCAACGCCCCCATCCCGAGCGGCCCGGTGGGCGCGACCGCAGACGAGATCGCCGACCAGATCGATCGGGCCGACGACGATCCTGCGGTCGACGCGCTGCTCGTCAAGCTCAACACCCCCGGCGGCGAGGTGGTCCCGAGCGAGGACATCCGCAACGCCGCCGAACGGTTCGACGGCCCCACCGTCGCCTACGCGACCGACGTGTGTGCGAGCGGCGGCTACTGGATCGCGTCGGGCTGTGACGAGATCTGGGCACGCGAGCCGTCGATCGTCGGCTCGATCGGCGTGATCGGCTCCCGCCCGAACGTCGCCGACCTCGCCGACCGACTGGGGGTCAGCTACGAGCAGTTCACCGCCGGCGAGTACAAGGACGCCGGCACGCCGCTGAAGGAGATCGACGACGAGGAACGGAAGTATCTTCAGAGCCTGATCGACGGGCTGTACGACCGCTTCGTCGACCGCGTCGCCGAGGGCCGGGAGCTGAGCGAAGGGGAGATCCGGGACACCGAGGCCCGGATCTACCTGGGGACCGAGGCAGCCGAGATGGGGCTGATCGACGAGATCGGCACCCGCGAGGACGTCACCGACAGCCTCGAAACGGAACTCGGTCAGGAGGTCGCCGTCCGGGAGTTCGAACCCCAGCGCGGCCCGCTCGCCCGCGTGGGAATGGGTGCACGTTCGGTCGCGTACGCCTTCGGCGCCGGGCTCGCCAGCCGCGTCACCGGCGAGGACGGGGGGCTCGACTTCCGGTTCCGGGCGTGA
- a CDS encoding DUF373 family protein, whose amino-acid sequence MSTLVLCVDRSNDVGAKTGAAMPVAGWEAVRSLVTDVGLADPEDASVNCLLEALRVTRDLTDSGDDATVAVVSGGADSRVNADRAIARQIDELIERYDPDSSIVVVDSAEDERVVPIVESRVGVDSVDRVVVRQARDIESTYYLLKQFLGDEEMRQTVLVPLGVALLVLPALAIQFSPQIAMAGLASLLGAVLLYKGLAIDDRLENTPEQVREALYSGQVSVVTYAVGAGLALVGAFFGGLSATEAGTEPVLIQSVLFVYDAVPWLALAALTASAGRLIDERIRDDGLSSPVLNLPFGVVAVGLVIRGFAGYFLEQQADIPHLTLSVWTVEITFQPGQRLLGFIVAGIVVSLIGVRVASRVTDEVEEESVTEDETVEQS is encoded by the coding sequence GTGAGCACGCTGGTCCTCTGTGTGGACCGCTCGAACGACGTCGGCGCCAAGACGGGCGCGGCGATGCCCGTCGCCGGCTGGGAGGCGGTGCGCTCGCTCGTGACCGACGTGGGGCTCGCCGACCCCGAGGACGCGAGCGTCAACTGCCTGCTCGAAGCCCTCCGTGTCACGCGCGATCTGACCGACAGCGGCGACGACGCGACCGTCGCGGTGGTCTCCGGCGGCGCCGACTCGCGGGTGAACGCCGACCGCGCGATCGCCCGACAGATCGACGAGTTGATCGAGCGCTACGACCCCGACTCATCGATCGTCGTCGTCGACAGCGCCGAGGACGAGCGCGTGGTCCCCATCGTCGAGTCCCGTGTGGGCGTCGACAGCGTCGACCGCGTCGTCGTCCGGCAGGCCCGCGACATCGAGTCGACGTACTACCTGCTCAAGCAGTTCCTCGGTGACGAGGAGATGCGCCAGACTGTGCTGGTGCCGCTGGGCGTTGCCCTTCTCGTACTGCCCGCGCTCGCGATCCAGTTCTCGCCCCAGATCGCGATGGCCGGGCTGGCCTCGCTGCTCGGCGCGGTGCTGCTGTACAAGGGGCTCGCGATCGACGATCGGCTGGAGAACACGCCCGAACAGGTGCGCGAGGCGCTGTACTCCGGGCAGGTCTCCGTCGTCACGTACGCCGTCGGCGCCGGGCTGGCGCTGGTCGGGGCGTTCTTCGGCGGGCTCTCAGCGACCGAGGCCGGCACCGAACCCGTCCTGATCCAGTCCGTGCTGTTCGTCTACGACGCGGTGCCGTGGCTGGCACTGGCGGCACTGACGGCCTCCGCGGGCCGGCTGATCGACGAACGCATCCGCGACGACGGGCTCTCCTCCCCGGTGTTGAACCTCCCCTTTGGCGTCGTCGCGGTCGGGCTGGTGATCCGTGGCTTCGCGGGCTACTTCCTCGAACAGCAGGCGGACATCCCCCACCTGACGCTGTCAGTGTGGACCGTCGAGATCACGTTCCAGCCGGGCCAGCGCCTGCTGGGGTTCATCGTCGCCGGCATCGTCGTCTCGCTGATCGGCGTCCGGGTGGCGTCACGGGTCACCGACGAAGTCGAGGAGGAGAGCGTTACCGAGGACGAGACCGTCGAGCAGTCCTAG
- a CDS encoding aldo/keto reductase, whose protein sequence is MSETPTGDEIATAEDCPRASGMPMLGMGTWELTDEQTCPEAVATALEMGYRHVDTAQAYGNEHLVGDGIARSDVYREDVFLATKIWNSDLGYDDAIDAAYDAVDNLGVDAVDLLYVHWPAEAYDPAETFRAFDELVEEGVTDRIGISNFEPDQIEAAQAAADHEIFAHQFECHPLLQQEAVRETTKEHDIEPVAYSPLARGEVFGNEVISDIAGSHGVSEARVSLAWLREQGVTAIPKASSEAHLHDNWASLSLQLNDGELEAIDELAESRRMVDPDFGPWHR, encoded by the coding sequence ATGAGCGAGACACCGACCGGCGACGAGATCGCGACGGCCGAGGACTGCCCGCGCGCAAGCGGCATGCCGATGCTCGGCATGGGGACGTGGGAGCTGACCGACGAGCAGACCTGTCCCGAGGCGGTCGCGACCGCGCTGGAGATGGGGTACCGCCACGTCGACACCGCACAGGCGTACGGCAACGAACATCTGGTGGGTGACGGGATCGCCCGCAGCGACGTCTACCGGGAGGACGTCTTCCTCGCGACGAAGATCTGGAACTCGGATCTGGGGTACGACGACGCGATCGACGCTGCCTACGACGCCGTCGACAACCTCGGCGTCGACGCCGTCGACCTGTTGTACGTCCACTGGCCGGCGGAGGCGTACGACCCCGCGGAGACGTTCCGCGCGTTCGACGAGCTGGTCGAGGAGGGGGTCACCGACCGCATCGGCATCTCCAACTTCGAGCCCGACCAGATCGAGGCGGCACAGGCGGCGGCCGACCACGAGATATTCGCCCACCAGTTCGAGTGCCATCCGCTACTCCAGCAGGAGGCGGTCCGCGAGACCACGAAGGAGCACGACATCGAGCCCGTCGCGTACTCCCCGCTGGCCCGTGGCGAGGTGTTCGGCAACGAGGTCATCAGCGACATCGCGGGTTCCCACGGCGTCAGCGAGGCGCGAGTGAGCCTCGCGTGGCTCCGCGAGCAGGGAGTCACCGCGATCCCGAAGGCATCCAGCGAGGCCCACCTCCACGACAACTGGGCGTCGCTCTCGCTCCAGCTCAACGACGGCGAGCTCGAAGCGATCGACGAGCTGGCGGAGAGCCGGCGGATGGTCGACCCGGATTTCGGCCCGTGGCACCGCTGA
- a CDS encoding digeranylgeranylglycerophospholipid reductase: protein MSDRFDVVIAGAGPAGAQCARDLAQRGYDVVLLELESEDEFPRQSNKSTAGTFPSMMAAFGVPDDVVMNYTDDVVLESPNRHYVQNQPGAVLEFAEFKQWMVEDAREKGAEVWFDARVSRPIKEDGKPVGVRYNGDEEVYADILVDATGPAAPLAKDLGVSDLKRGKQAIGVEYELEGVEIDHPDYADLTDSMMLRLDHDLAPGGYSWIFHTGGDEAKVGICYIQNDSHQRHGKEGMGIDDYLQYWLDTDPRFEDAKRIEGKVHRGSAHIQTPGELSTDSFMAIGDTVPTIDPLWGEGIHKGMQSGRAAATTADRCLTPEDPDTSASAMAVYNKLWHSEVAPRARERLLMTELLYLAPNSRYDTLMADLNETEEETLAKVNAGDVGAMRKLLHLSDVPLLAKFARERLSE from the coding sequence ATGTCCGACCGTTTTGACGTGGTCATCGCCGGGGCCGGACCCGCGGGCGCACAGTGTGCCCGCGACCTCGCCCAGCGAGGCTACGACGTCGTCCTCCTCGAACTGGAGTCGGAGGACGAGTTCCCGCGTCAGAGCAACAAGTCGACCGCCGGCACGTTCCCGTCGATGATGGCTGCCTTCGGCGTCCCCGACGACGTGGTGATGAACTACACCGACGACGTGGTACTGGAGTCGCCGAACCGTCACTACGTCCAGAATCAGCCCGGCGCTGTACTGGAGTTCGCCGAGTTCAAGCAGTGGATGGTCGAGGACGCCCGCGAGAAGGGTGCGGAGGTGTGGTTCGACGCCCGCGTCTCTCGACCCATCAAAGAGGACGGCAAGCCCGTGGGCGTTCGCTACAACGGCGACGAGGAGGTGTACGCCGACATCCTCGTCGACGCCACCGGCCCCGCCGCGCCGCTGGCGAAGGATCTGGGCGTCAGCGACCTCAAACGCGGGAAGCAGGCCATCGGCGTCGAGTACGAGCTCGAAGGCGTCGAGATCGACCACCCCGACTACGCCGACCTGACCGACTCGATGATGCTCCGACTCGACCACGATCTCGCACCCGGCGGCTACTCGTGGATCTTCCACACCGGCGGCGACGAGGCCAAGGTCGGGATCTGCTACATCCAGAACGACAGCCACCAGCGTCACGGCAAGGAGGGGATGGGGATCGACGACTACCTCCAGTACTGGCTCGACACCGACCCCCGTTTCGAGGACGCCAAGCGCATCGAAGGGAAGGTCCACCGCGGCTCGGCCCACATCCAGACCCCGGGCGAGCTCAGCACTGACAGCTTCATGGCGATCGGCGACACCGTCCCCACCATCGACCCGCTTTGGGGCGAAGGGATCCACAAGGGGATGCAGTCCGGCCGCGCGGCGGCGACGACCGCCGACCGCTGTCTCACGCCCGAGGACCCCGACACGTCGGCGTCGGCGATGGCGGTGTACAACAAGCTCTGGCACAGCGAGGTCGCCCCGCGGGCCCGCGAGCGCCTGCTCATGACCGAACTGCTGTATCTCGCGCCGAACTCCCGGTACGACACGCTGATGGCCGACCTGAACGAGACCGAGGAGGAGACGCTGGCGAAGGTCAACGCCGGCGACGTCGGGGCGATGCGGAAGCTACTCCACCTGAGCGACGTGCCGCTGCTCGCGAAGTTCGCACGCGAACGGCTCTCCGAGTAG
- a CDS encoding MATE family efflux transporter → MQLFGRQVGGIWRRAASLGWPVAVQHTFTTLMRTVDIIVTGLFSPAAVAAVGLADLYAQLPLRVGLGLGAGAITLSSQDTGRDAEVSRDRAITLALVIGGLCGLPLVAVGLFYARPLIALLGAEREVARLGGLYLTLVFGVAPMRIVGLVGARALQGAGDTRTPMVLNGGVNLVNAVLTVALGLGLWQFPRMGIVGVGLATAISRTIEAGLVAAAIATPRTALSLEPTWDTTVARQVVRVSLPSFAEGMSSSLANFPFNSLLLLFGTEANAAYHIGRRVYQQLTGPLYRSASTVTSIVVGQALGEGEAVEARRNAVSLLVLSFALLTAAGIAMFAGAERIVAVFTNDPATRGYAVAFTRVFAVSMPFFGVFFPLAGALRGAGDTRTPFYARLVGTFVFLLGASYLLAIPLGYGLVGVYVGMVLTYVCWAGIVSAGFYWGGWADTAASMIAEREEAGGTETE, encoded by the coding sequence ATGCAACTGTTCGGCCGACAGGTCGGGGGGATCTGGCGACGCGCGGCCAGTCTCGGCTGGCCCGTCGCCGTCCAGCACACGTTCACGACGCTGATGCGGACCGTCGACATCATCGTCACCGGCCTGTTCTCCCCTGCGGCCGTCGCTGCCGTGGGGTTGGCCGACCTCTACGCCCAACTCCCGCTTCGGGTTGGCCTGGGCCTGGGTGCGGGCGCGATCACGCTGTCGAGTCAGGACACCGGGCGCGACGCCGAAGTGAGCCGGGACCGCGCCATCACGCTGGCGCTTGTCATCGGCGGGCTCTGCGGGCTCCCACTCGTCGCGGTGGGGCTGTTCTACGCCCGACCGCTCATCGCGCTCTTGGGTGCGGAACGGGAAGTCGCCCGACTCGGCGGCCTCTATCTCACGCTCGTCTTCGGCGTCGCCCCCATGCGAATCGTCGGCCTCGTCGGCGCGCGAGCGCTCCAGGGCGCCGGCGACACACGAACGCCGATGGTGCTCAACGGCGGCGTCAACCTCGTCAACGCCGTGTTGACGGTCGCTCTCGGTCTCGGCCTCTGGCAGTTCCCGCGGATGGGTATCGTCGGCGTCGGTCTGGCCACGGCCATCAGCCGGACGATCGAGGCGGGCCTCGTCGCGGCGGCGATCGCGACGCCCCGGACCGCGCTCTCGTTGGAGCCGACGTGGGACACGACCGTCGCGCGGCAGGTGGTTAGAGTCAGCCTGCCGTCGTTCGCGGAGGGGATGAGCAGCTCGCTCGCGAACTTCCCGTTCAACTCCCTGCTGTTGCTGTTCGGGACGGAGGCCAACGCCGCCTACCACATCGGCCGACGGGTGTACCAGCAACTCACCGGCCCGCTCTACCGGTCGGCCAGCACCGTCACCAGCATCGTCGTCGGCCAAGCGCTCGGCGAGGGGGAGGCGGTCGAGGCCCGACGGAACGCCGTCTCGCTGCTCGTCCTCAGTTTCGCGCTACTGACGGCGGCGGGGATCGCGATGTTCGCCGGCGCCGAGCGCATCGTCGCCGTGTTCACGAACGACCCCGCCACGAGGGGGTACGCGGTGGCGTTCACACGCGTCTTCGCCGTGTCGATGCCGTTCTTCGGGGTGTTCTTCCCGCTCGCAGGGGCGCTCCGGGGCGCCGGCGACACCCGGACGCCGTTCTACGCCCGACTCGTCGGCACGTTCGTCTTCCTGCTCGGTGCCTCGTACCTGCTCGCCATCCCGCTCGGCTACGGCTTGGTCGGCGTCTACGTCGGGATGGTGCTGACGTACGTCTGCTGGGCAGGTATCGTTAGCGCCGGCTTCTACTGGGGCGGCTGGGCCGACACTGCGGCGTCGATGATCGCCGAGCGAGAAGAAGCGGGCGGAACGGAGACCGAGTAG
- a CDS encoding 2-oxoacid:ferredoxin oxidoreductase subunit beta encodes MSSDVRFIDFKSDKQPTWCPGCGDFGTMNGMMKALANTGNDPDNTFVVAGIGCSGKIGTYMHSYALHGVHGRALPVGTGVKMANPDLEVMVAGGDGDGYSIGAGHFVHAVRRNVDMSYVVMDNRIYGLTKGQASPTSREDFETATTPEGPKQPPVNPLALALSAGGTFIAQSFASDAQRHAELVQEAIEHDGFGFVNVFSPCVTFNDTDTYDYFRDNLTDLAETDHDPSDFDEAKDRIMDPDGEYQGILYQDEESVPYHEAHGVTEDMTEIPDGAPENATDLVREFY; translated from the coding sequence ATGAGCAGCGACGTTCGATTCATCGACTTCAAATCTGACAAGCAGCCCACCTGGTGTCCCGGCTGCGGCGACTTCGGGACGATGAACGGCATGATGAAGGCGCTGGCGAACACGGGGAACGACCCCGACAACACGTTCGTCGTCGCCGGTATCGGCTGTTCGGGCAAGATCGGCACGTACATGCACAGCTACGCGCTTCACGGCGTCCACGGCCGCGCGCTACCCGTCGGGACGGGCGTGAAGATGGCCAACCCCGACCTCGAAGTGATGGTCGCGGGCGGCGACGGCGACGGCTACTCGATCGGCGCCGGTCACTTCGTTCACGCGGTGCGCCGGAACGTCGACATGAGCTACGTCGTGATGGACAACCGCATCTACGGTCTCACCAAGGGGCAGGCCTCGCCGACCTCGCGTGAGGACTTCGAGACGGCGACGACGCCCGAAGGGCCGAAGCAGCCGCCGGTCAACCCCCTCGCGCTCGCGCTCTCGGCTGGCGGGACGTTCATCGCCCAGTCGTTCGCCTCGGACGCCCAGCGCCACGCCGAACTGGTGCAGGAGGCCATCGAGCACGATGGGTTCGGGTTCGTCAACGTGTTCTCGCCGTGTGTCACGTTCAACGACACGGACACGTACGACTACTTCCGCGACAACCTCACGGACCTCGCGGAGACCGACCACGACCCCAGCGACTTCGACGAGGCCAAGGATCGCATCATGGACCCCGACGGCGAGTACCAAGGGATCCTCTACCAGGACGAGGAGTCCGTCCCCTACCACGAGGCCCACGGCGTCACCGAGGACATGACCGAGATCCCCGACGGCGCACCCGAGAACGCGACGGATCTCGTCCGCGAGTTCTACTGA